acaaattaaaaataattacacaaaTAGCTGTtatgttttgtatttttaaccctttgaagcctgattttcgaaattaaatttaaataaatatcaatgtatttattacttgaacaattttgacagctgatGTTTATTTCcttaacttttgttcaaaataacattatgcaatggtaacatacgtataggtaaatattaaaaaaccaACCAAGTggaagtgtacaattcgatttaaaagtccggtatcgaatttgaaagttggggcatttaagggttaaagaaaTTCCGCTAAACAATTCctttaaaagtataataattttgtttaatgtgTGAAATAACAGTAAAGTACAAAtaagtttatatttatgaatactcTTATAAATCAAACCCTACCTTCTATAACTAATCACATCACTTTGAAATTAACATTGTTTCGAATTTGTTTCGagttgtttgaaaataattttataatattcttaaagCGATACGAATTAAAACGCGCGGCAGATTAGGGACGATTTTCTCGACAATTTCCAGATTACAATAGATTCCTTCCTTATAGAGTGTAAAGTAAAAATTCCGAGCACGAGTGGTCCTCGTTTTCTGTGGATTCACCGCGATAGAGTCCTTCGAACAATTCACATGTCCCGTGGTAGGCGAACTTGGCGCTGTTTCGCTGGTTCGAGGGAAAAAGAAGTGTAACGAAGGACACTCGTTTGATTGCAGGAGGATGCAGCCAGGGGTGACAGTGGTTCTGGCCACGGTCTGGCTGACGGTATACGGGAACGTGGTGGGGACAGCCACCCTCCAACCCTCTCGCCTTACTCTCGATCAATACTCCCCTTTGGCCCCGCGACGCCATGGAGTTTATCGAAAAGTCGAGGGCCAACTGGACTGGAAGGATCAGAATCCTGCTGAGAATCAGCCGCTCGACCTTTCGATCGGCCCGCGAAGGTCGATATCTGCGAACACCGGTACGTCTGGCATTCGTTACATCAGCAATTTCATTCTGTCGCTCTGGCTACCACGGCGGAAACGGAGCAACCGTCTAGTATTGTTACGgctaaaattacaaaacgatCGCCCGCTTCGAGGAAATCATGAGACGTTCGTTGGTAGTTTATGCGAattttgcatttatgaaaCGACTGTCTAGGAATATTACCCTTCGAGCTGAAGGAAACGTTGATTCTTGGAAATCTTTCTAGCAGAAAGTAAATACGGGGTGAGCTGCGTAAACTGTCACAGTTATTTTCTCGGACACTGTTAGTAATGTTGAcaagttctttttttagtattatatGGTACGATAGGCTCTTTCATGTGATGTATGAGTCACTGTTGGATGGATATTTTTataccaatatttttaaatggaataccatataaattttttttcttttttttttaatagtccTTTTAACTAGTCAGCTGTGGCGCCCCCTTTTGAGAGCGCGCGCCTATATGTGTCACGAAAATCAAGCAATCACAGAGTAAGTATCATTGTTAAAATATAGGATCAAAAAGAtgagtttattttaaaaaattgacaatttcagtactaatatttacttgttacataaacaaatattacgaaaaaCTAAACTAACTACATTTTAtgcatgacgagtatactcgtcatgacACAAAGTACGGCCTTTTCTTCATAACGAGTGTACTCGTCTCACACAGCTGACTGGTTAGCaacaaataatgtatatttgaacaattttttcatattcttcatAGTTTATGAAATATGACAAAAGATGTCGTTTATTGAAAGGAATTCAATGCGAGGTTCAAACACATTAAAATAAGTCATTTTTAAGTAGTCAGAATCcgcttttgtttaaatatccgaaaattaaaagtgtttaGAATTAGGAGTCGATTAGGGCCatgttgaaattttcgaatattgATCCACGATCTATTAACGTGTAGTGTCATCTCGAGCGTTTGGAAAGTTTCTCACTGATTggatgatattttatacacgAAACTTATGTAACTTACAAGATACACATGTACCAGACggagtaaattaaataaaatgatataacGAAAgtgaacaaataattaaaaggaatCATTCTGGTTAACACGGTTGTTCCTGACGTGGCGTCCGGAGAATCGCGAAGGGCGAGTGAGCCGATTACTTTGAGATCGTAGGGATGGGCAATGAAGTTCTGCGACGATAGGGATAAGGGTGGTAAGTTGATCAGGGCTAGGGTAACTTGGGACCGTAGATCGCGGGAACGAATGACGTGTCGTTCGCTGGAAGATTATGCCGTTCGCCATGTCAGATGCAATTTACGTTGATTATGCCAGTAATTAGAGTTTGTCGCTGAGAGATCCGTCGGGGTTCGATTTTTAATAGCGTTAGGTTTCACTGTTGCGATATCAGGCTTGTGGAATTTATGAGCTGAAACTTTGTGAACTTTAGTTTAAAACGAATGACCCAATTACTGGCCATGTTAGAGTATAACCGTTTAAAAACATGTGTCTCGTTAAGTATGGATTATCGTTAACTAGTTCGACCCTTtagttttcaaattaaatggaTGGGGACGGACGTGAACCTTTACAACGATGTTATTATATCTCGTCGCTAATTATCATTAATGGTTCATGGGGCTGttgatataaagtaataaaatcgATACTGTGGTCTTACAAGCGATGTGTTTAGTTATCGAAAAATacgtgtaatttttaaaaaatacgtatagTTATCGAATTCACtagatcattttttaataaatataaattatttttaatccgcGAGACATCAATTCAACGTGGTATAATAAAACAGGTAGGgatgtcgaataaaataaaactcaatCTGCACAGAACTATAATCTTCTTACTTACTCAGcttcaaaattaatgtaaaacgtGAAATAACATGTTTTCTCTATTATAAAACTATTcacttgtttaaaatatttcagtaaaaaaTATCCAACCTGTGATAGTTGCTTTTGAATATAACAGAGCTGGAGTATCGTGACACAAGACCTCTTGAATCTTCAATCGAGCGCTTGAAATTCAAGCCACTGGTTGCGCGTGTTCGAGTGGCTATCCCACAGATCTATAGTTCGTTCGAGACTAGACttcgaaattatattaatacaacctggcataaaataatttttggaaaaaaaatataaccgacgccaaaaaataataactctactaaaaagtatgaaataatttctttatattaaataatatattaaatttctatttcatttacatgaaattatattaaataaccttttcataggcggcgcaaaataaaaaatttttggaAGGGCAATATTGCATACAGTTAATGTATACGCTATTTACACTGTATGTTTTTGTACTCATTTCGAATTTGTTTTCTCATATTGTACtgtatttcatatattataatgtaactatatatatatgtacatatgtattgATAATATGCACAGCTATGTGCTTATTCCTAATAATCCCGTAGGGGGTTTAATagctttaatgaaaaaaaaaacttattcATCATCATTTTCTACCCTctgtttgtataattaatgcaaaatcttattgcaatgaaatagaagaaatgcattcaacattaataaaaatacagaattatgtgaaaattattttaattaaatgtacaatgttttattaaaaatagttttatataGTTAGAGTTTCATTTGTACAAACGACATTTCATATGTACCACCCTAATAAAATTAGATTCAAAATAGTCGTTATCGCAAGAACATATATTCACCTCTGCATGTACATTTTTCAGAGTTCCCGGAGCATTCGCTCGTTGCGAAATATGTTGGAAAGAACTCGATCTTCCCGCGAAAGGGTAACCATGCCACCGACGATTTCTCACCTTTATTCGAAGGCAAGCAGTATCGTAATTTCGGTGGTCGAGAATTCACAGATGAAAAGGTTGATGGCAGAAACCTCAAGACACCGGAATTACTTTCGCGCGAGTTACCACCGTCCGAATTGGAGGATCCTTTTGTAGCCGACGACACGTTCCAAGATCAAGGGCCTGGCTCTGTAGAGATATACAAATTGGACCTCCTCGGAGAGAAGCCTCTGCTGAATCCGACACCCGTGACGAGATTATTGGCGAAGAGCAAAAGCAAGGCGCCGAAGAAGAGCAGCCACGCAAGCTGGAAGGCTAAAACGACGGACTACGGAGCTACCAGCCCGAAGATGTTCTACAAACAGTCCAACTCGTTTGACAATTTCGGAACTGAACTACCGCCGAACGGCGACCCCTTTAGCGTAGGTGGGGTGCCAGAGTTGCAAGTGGGCTGCGAGGGATTGGAAGCGACCAACCACAAACAGAAGAGGTCCATAGATTCCCCGACTAAGGATAAGGAATCAGGAGTCGACCTATGGCCAGACGCGACACCTATATCTTTGAACGTGGACTACGATCTTTCCTCGGAGGAAGGCTACGAGGAAATGGACGAACTCGTGAAGCTGAAGAAATTAGACACCACTACGAAGGGGATCAAGCACAACAGGGGTGACATGGAGGCGACTCTTCATTCAGACTTTCTCGACGACAAAGGACGAGCAGAAATATTGCCCGTCAGAGGAGACTTGGGCCAGTCTAGCGTAGTCAAAGACTCGATTACATCCCCGCCGTCGTCTGTACTTGGTAATAAGAAAGCGGAAAGAAGGTTGGATTTGGCGAAGGAGAGCAACAAAGGTTTGCATTTCGGTAAGGCGAAGCGAAGCATTCTCAACGATGCTGGAATAAAGTCTGTCGATGGTTTGACGACTAATCGAGGTCGCAAGATCTTGTGGTTCGATGACTCCGCCGCTGGTGAGCAATCGAAAGATGAAAAGCGCTCGAAGCGTGGAGTTTGGGGTTTCGGGGAAGACGAAGGCGTGGTGTCGAGCGACGAGTTGCAAACTGAGAACGAGCGACGTCGAAAGGACTACGAGAGGAGGAGGCAGGAGATCGAGAGAAGAAGACAAGAGGAAGAAAGAAGGAGGGAAGAGGAGGTGAGGAGGCGAGGATACATTGAGAATCGGACTAATACCGATATACAAAGAATCAGAGACGACTACGAGAAATTGCTCCGACAGAACCAGAAGGGCGAGGAAGAAAGACAGCGACAGCTGCAGCAAGAATCGCAACGGTGGCAAACGGAGGAAGAAACGAGAAGACGTATGCGGGAGGAGGAAGCGAGAAGGCGTATGAGGGAGGAAGAAACGAGGAGGAACCGATGGCAAGACGAGGAACGACGACGTCAAGAGGAAGAGAGAACGAGACAACGACAGTTGGAAGAGGAACTGAGAACTCGAGGAGAGGGAACAAGAGAACAGGAGAATCGTTTGAGAGAACAAGAGAGAAGACGACGAccgcaagaagaagaaatgcGCAGGAACGAAGAGTCCAGGCGGGATGAAGAGAATAAGAGAAGACGACAACAAGAGTTAGACAGAAGACATTTggaggaaagaagaagagagtGGGCGATGAAGAAAAAtcgagaggaagaagaagaaagaaggagGCAGCAACAGAACAGGAACGAACCACCATCGAGCTTGGTCTATCCCATGCCGTTTGTGAATGCGACCAGACCGTATCAACCGGAAGCAGAGAGACGAATGAGGGAACAGCAGGCGAGAGAACGCGATCAGAAGCTGCGAGAATACATACAACGTAATCAACCGATCAATGTTACCAGTGCCGTGGATCGGCGCAGAGAAGAAGCAAATAGAAGAAGGATAGAGGAGGAACGAAGAAAGCAGGAAGAGGAGCGTAAGTTGCAAGAGTACGTACGTCGAAATCAACCCATACACGTACCAAAGACGAACGAGTCTTATCACAGAAACTGGTTGGAGGAGAGACGAACGATAAATGAAGCGGGATTAAACGATCGGTCAAGGTATCCAGGGCCAGGAAGCGGAAGAAGAAACCACGGTCCATCAGCTCCGACGAATGTCTATCCCCAAAGCTACGCGAATCAAGTCGGAAGAACTGATACGGTCAGAAGTCTCGAAGAGCAAAGAATTCGCGAGAGGGAAAGACAGCAAGAGGAACAGCTAAGGAGAGAAGCTTTGAGGCGGGAAGAAGAGGTTCGAAGGATACAGATGAGAAGATACGAGGAGGACCGAAAGAGACAGGAAGCGGCGCAGTTGGAAGCCGAGAGAAGGCGTAAGGAATTTATGGAACAGGAGGCAGCGAGAAGTCAAGCTGCAAGGATCAGACCGTTGGAGAACAGAAGACCAGTGTATGAGGATCGTAGACGATTCGAGGAGCACCGGCGAAGACAAGACACGAGTCTTATTCCAGCCAATTTAGCTTCGAACGAGTCCAGGAGGGCTATGGAGCTCCAGAGACAAAGGCAGCAGCAAGAGAGAAGGAGGATCGAGATCGAAAGGCGGAGGCAAGAGGCCAGCAGGTAAAGAATTCAACGTAGAGAGATGGTACAACTTCATTTGTttactaaatataatattaaatttcaatgatgCGACGCGCCTTTAACCGGTCACGGGTATACACGTATTCGTGTATTCGTGTTTAAGTATTAGGGTGAACCGAAagttcgtttgttttttacactgtttcagtttgtgcaattttttgaagtcatta
This portion of the Hylaeus volcanicus isolate JK05 chromosome 4, UHH_iyHylVolc1.0_haploid, whole genome shotgun sequence genome encodes:
- the LOC128875841 gene encoding golgin subfamily A member 6-like protein 22 isoform X1 — its product is MEFAMSPKRMQPGVTVVLATVWLTVYGNVVGTATLQPSRLTLDQYSPLAPRRHGVYRKVEGQLDWKDQNPAENQPLDLSIGPRRSISANTEFPEHSLVAKYVGKNSIFPRKGNHATDDFSPLFEGKQYRNFGGREFTDEKVDGRNLKTPELLSRELPPSELEDPFVADDTFQDQGPGSVEIYKLDLLGEKPLLNPTPVTRLLAKSKSKAPKKSSHASWKAKTTDYGATSPKMFYKQSNSFDNFGTELPPNGDPFSVGGVPELQVGCEGLEATNHKQKRSIDSPTKDKESGVDLWPDATPISLNVDYDLSSEEGYEEMDELVKLKKLDTTTKGIKHNRGDMEATLHSDFLDDKGRAEILPVRGDLGQSSVVKDSITSPPSSVLGNKKAERRLDLAKESNKGLHFGKAKRSILNDAGIKSVDGLTTNRGRKILWFDDSAAGEQSKDEKRSKRGVWGFGEDEGVVSSDELQTENERRRKDYERRRQEIERRRQEEERRREEEVRRRGYIENRTNTDIQRIRDDYEKLLRQNQKGEEERQRQLQQESQRWQTEEETRRRMREEEARRRMREEETRRNRWQDEERRRQEEERTRQRQLEEELRTRGEGTREQENRLREQERRRRPQEEEMRRNEESRRDEENKRRRQQELDRRHLEERRREWAMKKNREEEEERRRQQQNRNEPPSSLVYPMPFVNATRPYQPEAERRMREQQARERDQKLREYIQRNQPINVTSAVDRRREEANRRRIEEERRKQEEERKLQEYVRRNQPIHVPKTNESYHRNWLEERRTINEAGLNDRSRYPGPGSGRRNHGPSAPTNVYPQSYANQVGRTDTVRSLEEQRIRERERQQEEQLRREALRREEEVRRIQMRRYEEDRKRQEAAQLEAERRRKEFMEQEAARSQAARIRPLENRRPVYEDRRRFEEHRRRQDTSLIPANLASNESRRAMELQRQRQQQERRRIEIERRRQEASRAKGTREDEERARAMKEQRRRQEEARLNALPVSARIIVRPGASSSSSRVLSRGGFDNDIDFPGINPNRHGAKAPNFPAPPNPWTPVKSPPPCVWAVVQCCPTNSNRLVTCFESMGCPGINWDPNPCRGSITQAATDQVMKFYAAIEENERV
- the LOC128875841 gene encoding golgin subfamily A member 6-like protein 22 isoform X2, with the protein product MQPGVTVVLATVWLTVYGNVVGTATLQPSRLTLDQYSPLAPRRHGVYRKVEGQLDWKDQNPAENQPLDLSIGPRRSISANTEFPEHSLVAKYVGKNSIFPRKGNHATDDFSPLFEGKQYRNFGGREFTDEKVDGRNLKTPELLSRELPPSELEDPFVADDTFQDQGPGSVEIYKLDLLGEKPLLNPTPVTRLLAKSKSKAPKKSSHASWKAKTTDYGATSPKMFYKQSNSFDNFGTELPPNGDPFSVGGVPELQVGCEGLEATNHKQKRSIDSPTKDKESGVDLWPDATPISLNVDYDLSSEEGYEEMDELVKLKKLDTTTKGIKHNRGDMEATLHSDFLDDKGRAEILPVRGDLGQSSVVKDSITSPPSSVLGNKKAERRLDLAKESNKGLHFGKAKRSILNDAGIKSVDGLTTNRGRKILWFDDSAAGEQSKDEKRSKRGVWGFGEDEGVVSSDELQTENERRRKDYERRRQEIERRRQEEERRREEEVRRRGYIENRTNTDIQRIRDDYEKLLRQNQKGEEERQRQLQQESQRWQTEEETRRRMREEEARRRMREEETRRNRWQDEERRRQEEERTRQRQLEEELRTRGEGTREQENRLREQERRRRPQEEEMRRNEESRRDEENKRRRQQELDRRHLEERRREWAMKKNREEEEERRRQQQNRNEPPSSLVYPMPFVNATRPYQPEAERRMREQQARERDQKLREYIQRNQPINVTSAVDRRREEANRRRIEEERRKQEEERKLQEYVRRNQPIHVPKTNESYHRNWLEERRTINEAGLNDRSRYPGPGSGRRNHGPSAPTNVYPQSYANQVGRTDTVRSLEEQRIRERERQQEEQLRREALRREEEVRRIQMRRYEEDRKRQEAAQLEAERRRKEFMEQEAARSQAARIRPLENRRPVYEDRRRFEEHRRRQDTSLIPANLASNESRRAMELQRQRQQQERRRIEIERRRQEASRAKGTREDEERARAMKEQRRRQEEARLNALPVSARIIVRPGASSSSSRVLSRGGFDNDIDFPGINPNRHGAKAPNFPAPPNPWTPVKSPPPCVWAVVQCCPTNSNRLVTCFESMGCPGINWDPNPCRGSITQAATDQVMKFYAAIEENERV